GAAAGAGTAAAACCCTTACCGAGTTATAAGCTGATTCGGTCAATTGTCCTGCAACATTTTTGTGCTCTGCTTATAAATTGCCCCTGCCTGCCATGTTTCGTGAACACATATTCAATAACATTTCCATTGTTAGAGCCGAATTTTCTTTGTAAGTAGCCCAACACGCTCTGTAGGAAGGCTTAACGGCTCTCGACATTGTGAGAGAGAACACACACTATCACGAATCTGACAAGATAATTTCAGTGCTGGATTTTCTTTGTTTGTAGCCAATCATGGCTAACAGCGCGCTTGCCGGGTTCCTCATTCTCCTCCTCTTTTTCATGTGTGCAATGTCGTTGGGCAAGGCGGAAGAAGAAGATATAAGGAAGCCCTATATTATTCATATGATCAAATCCATGAAACCCCAACATTTCTATCTACACCAACACTGGTACGCTTCAATGCTCAGCCAGGTCTCAGAATCAAATGCGAATGAGTTGCTATACACATATGATACTCTCTTGCACGGCTTTGCTGCGAGGCTAAGCGAAGCAGAGGCTGACGCCATGGAGAGTATGGAGGGGTGCTTGGCCGTGGTCCCTTCCTCCCTCAATAAAGTTGCCACTACACACACGCCAGAGTTTCTGGgtctctcatcctcctcctcttcttctccTGGATTATGGTCTCAATACTCCACTGGTGGCGAAGATATCATCGTGGGCGTGATTGACACAGGCATATGGCCTGAAAGCAAAAGCTTCAATGATGCAGGGCTTGGACCTGTTCCCTCGAGATGGAAAGGCACATGTGAAAGCGGGCAGGCCTTCAATTCGTCACATTGCAATAGAAAAATCATTGGAGCTCGATACTTCTACAAAGGCTTCCAAAATAATGTTTCTAAAATCAATGAAACGTTGGAATACATGTCTCCCAGAGACGCCCACGGCCACGGCACTCATACAGCCTCAACTGCCGCAGGAGCTGCGGTAACGGGTGCCAGTTTACTCGGTTTCGCCAGTGGAACGGCCAGAGGAATGGCTCCTCATGCCAGGCTGGCCATCTACAAAGCATGTTGGGCGCCTGAAGGCAGATGCGACGACAGCGACGTGGCTGCTGCCATGGAACACGCCATTGCTGATGGCGTCGACATCCTTTCTATCTCAATTAGCTCAGAAGACGTGCCATTCCACATGAATATCAGAGCCATTGCAGCGTTTGGAGCGACAGAAAAGGGAGTATTTGTTTCTGCCGGGGCAGGCAATCGAGGACCACTTTCGTCTACTCTGAGCAACACAGAGCCATGGATTACAACCGTGGGTGCGAGCAGCATCGACAGAGATTTCCCTGCTTCTCTGGTGTTGGGCAACCAGGAGATATACAGAGGCACCTCCGCCTTCAAAGGAGGAGATGGAAAATTGCAAGGGCCATTCCCTCTCGTCTATGTCTCCGCCAGCAACAGCTCAAAGCGTTGTCTTGATGGCAGTCTCGACCCCAATCTGGTGAAGGATAAGATAGTGCTGTGTGATCAGTTGATCGATCCAGATGACTCTAGCGCACCGGAGAAGGCCAATGAAGTAGCTAGAGCAGGCGGTGCAGGAATGATTGTGGCCAATGAAGAGCTCCTTGGAGCACAGCAGCAGTTTTCCTACACTTTTAAATTTCCCGCTATCAGCTTAAGTTTCAAAGCTGGGGAAAAAATAAAATCCTACATCAACAGCACATCGAATACTAGTACTGCCACGGCCGCCATGCGTCTCACTGGATTGACTATTGTGGGAAACGCAACGGCCGCTCCCATAGTGGCTGCTTTTTCATCGAGGGGGCCGAGCGAAGCATATCCTTCTGTTCTCAAGCCTGATATGATTGCTCCTGGTGTCAACATATTGGCAGCATACGCTGGAAGTGTGGACTACATTTTAGATTCGGGGACCTCAATGGCGTGTCCTCATGTCAGCGGCATTGCAGCGCTCATAAAAGCCATCCATCCCACCTGGAGCCCCGCCGCCATCAAATCTGCTCTCATGACGTCTTCCTACATTGTGGATAATAGAAAGCAGGAGATCAGAGATTCAGTAACCATGGAGGCAGCCAACCCATTTGCTATGGGCTCAGGCCACGTGGACCCAAGATCTGCAATGGATCCTGGCCTTGTCTACGACATGGCACCGCAAGATTATATAGACTTTCTATGCTCTCTTAACTACACCAAGAAACAAATTGCTCTTCTCACCAAGAGACTGATCTCGTGTCCCAAGTCCAGTTTCGAAGCTGGAGATCTCAATTACCCTTCGTTTTCTGTTGTGTTTAAGCCGGGCAACAATTCGGCTCAAGTGAGCAGAAGAACAGTGACGAATGTGGGTGCAGTTGCAAAGGGTAATGTAGTATACAGAGCGAGTGTGAAGAGCCCTCCTGGTGTCAGCATCACTGTGGAGCCCCAGACGTTCGTGTTCAGAAATCTGTACGATAAAGCCACCTACATAGTGAAATTTGAAAGCAATATAAGGACTCCATCTCCTTCCGAGGGAGACCAAAATGGCTTTGGAGAGATAAGTTGGACTTGCATTGAGGGTGGAAGACAACTTGTTCGTAGTCCGATCGTATTGACTTGGCAAGCTTCAAACTAATCCAACCTAgctcaaatataatattatttatatttagcaATCCATATGGATAAGATAATCCAACCTAGCCCTGCTACTTAGTATGTCATTTGCAAGCATATATAATGCAGCTTAGTGATTGGTTTGTAATGcatcaaatataatattaattatgaaACCCTAACAAAGGGGTAAGCCATTAGGTTTAGACTAAGCCACTGAAACTCACTAAGACAAGGAAGAATGAATCCGAAAGGAGAAATTCATTCCTCATATCTAGATTTAAGCTTTGcatgatatttgtaatattttgtcactgttattttatgtcaatctctcattgtttgtcctagatctagcattgaaATTCAACTGTaattcaaatttagttttcaaCTCTAACAAGGGGAGAATTAACTTGTTTTGAATCAAGtccttttaggattggatcaatcaagtTTAATTTTGTTCTCTTAATGTTTGGTCGTTAGGCAAAATTAGTGGCTTTATCAACCTAAATGGTAACACCCTAATTTCCACCATCTCACAAAGTCTAATAGAATTAActtgaaaacattgaaaagaacAAGTCTAGATTATCAAATTTAAAGGAAACATACATAATAAACATTTGAATTCTCAAAAACTAAGAATATTACCTCATCGaataaaaaatgatctaaaaaaCCTCAACTATTTGTCTTACGTTGTGCAATCGACAAAAAGGTGGTCAAATGGTCATGGAATATTCAAAATATGTTTGTGTGAAGCCTAACCACCATGAAAAAGTGTCACTTTATCTCATAACATGCAAAAGGTAGAAAAACTAGAAAATGTGGGCCTAAATCGTGGGTCAACTAATCCTCTTACCCTTTTTTAATGCAAGCTATTTGGCGGGCACAAAATGCCCTATATATAGTTTTGATTTATTCCTCAATGTATTGCTAGTGTAAATGGTTTGTGATTCCTAGTTTAGATAATTAGACTAATGAATCCCATTTACTTACTCTACAATAAGGAGCCTCATGAACCCCTTTATAGGCCAACAACAAAAACATGAGGAAATAAGGGGAAACAAAAACTCCCTATGTGACAAGCCCTATACTGAACCAACTAATGTAAAAGCCAAAATTTATTGAGCCAGGGGTACAACCTTATGTTGAACCTCTATTTCCAACCATAATGTCCCCACAAGAATGATCACCCATGTGGAATGAGCAGACTGCAATGCAAGAAGAGGACCATTTGCATAATAATTAGGTTTTAGCATATCTATGTAATCCTATCCATATCAAATAACTTCAAACAACAAAAATATAACACCTTAATTTCCAATCACTCACACAATTTTAGGCACCAAGGAGAACctccaatttaaatttttttgttagtGCCATGATAAATTAtttttagaataaaataaaataaattttaagtgAATAAAATAGTTGCAAATTTTATATCTCCCACATTTGTTTTAGATATATGTATTTAAGATAACTATACTACCTTAGATTGACGTACAGGATTATATGTACATGCTTTGCAACCAGTCGATTTTAGAATAACATGTAAATTAATTAGATATTCATATCTTAACTTGGTTTCTGATAGGATTTATCTTTCTAAATCCAACCTCGTCACATCAATAATTGTTTGGGGATAATTAAAACTATGAATATGAATGTTTCTTAGATTTTGACTTAGTAAAGGATAAttataatttcttttttatttttctttcaatttatttgtgtttttgtaatttttcttaaataattataCCTTTTTATTTGCCTCTATTTTTATGTCACTCCTTTAAAATTCTATGGAAATTATGTCATCATGGCCTACCATATCATGCTCCATCCTACTACTTTCCTACTTAGATATTTTTCTTGTACTTCATATCAAAAATATGTTATCAATGTCTACCATATGATGGTGCATCCTTTTACATGATACATTGAATTAGGTTGCTCAAATTTTAAAAATGTACTGTGAGCATCACAAATTTTATCATGACATTATTAACACTCTGCATTTATTCTTATTTATAACTATTGATAAATAACATTCTTTCTGTCCCATCCTTTGAGTCCCACCCATCTATTTAGTCccatgttcttttattttatttcaagtgttCATCCATCTCTTTTATTCTTCCTTGTGCTTTGGACCAACACTCGGTGACATTAAATATTTCTTATTCTACATTATTTACAAATCCACCGCTTCTTTTATATGTGGCACCCTTTGAACAAGGGCAACATTTAGACACCTATATTTCATCACCTTGTTAATTAAATCCATCATAATCCTATTTGGGAAAATCCATCATTCTAACCAATCAATTCTATTATCATTTCTTAATTGACTAATTCTATTGTGCTCATCATCATGCCACATTGATACTGTCTTATGGACTTTTCCATGTTAATGCaccttattaattaattgattacatTATATCAATTAATAAATTTCAATCACCCATATATCATCCCATGACTAATTAATTCataaaacataattaattaattaatcagctATTTCCTAAATAATTGTTGTGCCCGTCCTGCCCATTGGGCCATAGTTTGTTCCTCAAGTTGGGGACCACCACATTACAAGAGTAATGTACATGCTTTAGTTCTCAAAACCCTCGATTGAATGATCAACCTCTTTCCTTTAAGCGTCAAGTCTTGGTTATGTCCAATGGGGCCCCACCTCACTTTATCACCTTATTGCCATCTAATGGAAATTTAAATCACTAGGATTTATCATTATTGAGCCTTGTTCCACCCGATACCCCGATCCCCGGTAGTATCATGTTAGTGGGTCCCTCATAGGTCACATATCAACCGGACACGCGTTAGAAACTTTTTCAGCACACACACTTCTCGTGTTATGCAGTTCTTAAAGAACCCGATTGCCTGATATTTCGATAGTAGCAGCCTCAAGACCGACAACTCATGCAATGACGTCAATAAATTACCTTTTGGTAATGGGAAATAAATGAAGCattaataaaatgtttttttttcaaatctcAAAGTAGTACGACAACCGCCGAAACAAAAGAATTAATTTCTCCATGTATTCATATGGCTATCACCTTTTCTCATCCTATTTGCATTTGAGACTTCTGGTAAACTTGAAGGGGTGTATAGGCGAAAGCACAAAACCAGGTTTGAGGATAGAATCTCTGTTTGCATAAAATTGTTAAAATTTCTGGTTTTCTTGTTGATAAGATAGGGGAAGTTTGTTAATTTGGCATTCATGAACATCCGTTCTTCTCATAAATCCTTTCTATTTTATCCCAATTTGATCTTTCACCCTCTATCAGAAACCCTAGCCCTTCTGTGTTTAGCTTTTATGGCACCTAAACCCTCTCAGCCCATTGAAAGAAAATTAGACCATATCAAAGATAGAGAAATCGAACCATTTACAATGCATGACATTCAGAAGAGGCTTCATAGTTTAGAGAAGTGTCCCATTACACAAAAAGTCATTGAATCTACTATATCTCAAGCTAAAGGTTATCCTTTCACCATTGCATGCCTATAATTGGTCCTCTCCTGTGTGCAACATTATCATCCCGACTCCCATGAAATCCAAAGTGTGAATTAAGTTCTGATAGACAAAATAGATACATATAATATTTCTCTTGCACTACACATCCTTCAAAGAGAAGGTGAGGTGAATTTATCTTATTACTCGGGATGGGGGTTCTTTCAGAACTGTATAGATTGGTGTCTGGACACTATTGTTCAAGGTTGGTTAAAATCCCCTTGACCTAGTACATCTACGTTACCTTCTCGAATAAAAATGGAGCTGTTTAGAGATGATATCACCGATATCATTGTGTTGTTGTGCTGTGTGGTTGGTCGACCTAGGATaaaattctttgaagaatggatgtttcaTTT
Above is a window of Cryptomeria japonica unplaced genomic scaffold, Sugi_1.0 HiC_scaffold_687, whole genome shotgun sequence DNA encoding:
- the LOC131044414 gene encoding subtilisin-like protease SBT1.7, translated to MANSALAGFLILLLFFMCAMSLGKAEEEDIRKPYIIHMIKSMKPQHFYLHQHWYASMLSQVSESNANELLYTYDTLLHGFAARLSEAEADAMESMEGCLAVVPSSLNKVATTHTPEFLGLSSSSSSSPGLWSQYSTGGEDIIVGVIDTGIWPESKSFNDAGLGPVPSRWKGTCESGQAFNSSHCNRKIIGARYFYKGFQNNVSKINETLEYMSPRDAHGHGTHTASTAAGAAVTGASLLGFASGTARGMAPHARLAIYKACWAPEGRCDDSDVAAAMEHAIADGVDILSISISSEDVPFHMNIRAIAAFGATEKGVFVSAGAGNRGPLSSTLSNTEPWITTVGASSIDRDFPASLVLGNQEIYRGTSAFKGGDGKLQGPFPLVYVSASNSSKRCLDGSLDPNLVKDKIVLCDQLIDPDDSSAPEKANEVARAGGAGMIVANEELLGAQQQFSYTFKFPAISLSFKAGEKIKSYINSTSNTSTATAAMRLTGLTIVGNATAAPIVAAFSSRGPSEAYPSVLKPDMIAPGVNILAAYAGSVDYILDSGTSMACPHVSGIAALIKAIHPTWSPAAIKSALMTSSYIVDNRKQEIRDSVTMEAANPFAMGSGHVDPRSAMDPGLVYDMAPQDYIDFLCSLNYTKKQIALLTKRLISCPKSSFEAGDLNYPSFSVVFKPGNNSAQVSRRTVTNVGAVAKGNVVYRASVKSPPGVSITVEPQTFVFRNLYDKATYIVKFESNIRTPSPSEGDQNGFGEISWTCIEGGRQLVRSPIVLTWQASN